A single window of Sneathiella limimaris DNA harbors:
- a CDS encoding amidase, whose translation MSDLAFITAVELVELYKSKEVSPVEATKAALDQIEKVNPALNAFVRTDPDGALEAATASEARWHKGEPLGLVDGVPTTIKDVMLMKGMPTLKGSKLVDPEGDWSEDSPATQRLRESGAVFLGKTTTPEFGWKGVTDSPLSGITRNPWNPEKTPGGSSGGASAACAAGMGVLHTGTDGGGSVRIPAAFAGIFGHKPSFGRVPAWPASAYGTVSHVGPMTRSVADACLMLDVMKGHDSRDWYALPETDIQYRNLKPMTFAGRKIAYSRDLGYAKVDPEVAKAVDRAVDCFRSLGAEIVEVDPGFECPLEIFSALWQSGAWYALKPADEKARKLMDPGLQLVFEKGSKVTTTDLFDANIARAELGALMKRFHETYDLLLTPSLAVTAFEVGKLGPTVGDKEVSDWVDWTPFSYPFNLTQQPACSIPCGLANNGLPVGLQIVGPMHKDEMVLSAALAFEANFEGAKLRPKLNELG comes from the coding sequence ATGTCAGATCTGGCGTTCATTACAGCAGTTGAACTAGTTGAACTCTACAAGTCCAAGGAGGTTTCCCCGGTCGAAGCAACTAAAGCAGCCCTGGACCAGATTGAGAAAGTTAACCCTGCTCTAAATGCTTTTGTTCGAACAGATCCAGATGGCGCTCTTGAAGCGGCGACAGCCTCAGAGGCGAGATGGCATAAAGGTGAGCCTTTAGGTCTTGTTGACGGTGTGCCGACAACGATCAAAGATGTGATGCTGATGAAGGGCATGCCGACTTTGAAAGGATCTAAGCTTGTCGATCCTGAGGGCGACTGGTCCGAAGATTCACCTGCAACGCAACGGTTGCGTGAGTCTGGCGCTGTCTTTTTGGGAAAAACCACGACACCAGAGTTCGGCTGGAAAGGTGTTACGGATAGCCCACTAAGTGGTATCACCAGAAACCCTTGGAACCCTGAGAAAACACCCGGTGGTTCCAGTGGTGGCGCATCGGCTGCTTGTGCTGCGGGTATGGGGGTTCTTCATACCGGAACTGATGGCGGAGGATCTGTTCGAATACCCGCTGCTTTTGCCGGTATCTTCGGGCACAAACCCAGTTTCGGCCGTGTACCTGCTTGGCCAGCATCCGCTTATGGTACAGTGTCCCATGTCGGTCCCATGACCCGTTCGGTTGCAGATGCCTGTCTCATGTTAGATGTGATGAAGGGGCACGATAGCCGCGACTGGTATGCTTTGCCAGAAACAGATATTCAGTATCGAAATCTGAAACCGATGACGTTTGCTGGACGAAAAATCGCCTATAGCCGGGATCTTGGTTATGCTAAAGTTGATCCTGAAGTTGCCAAAGCCGTTGATCGCGCAGTTGATTGTTTTCGGTCGCTTGGGGCCGAAATTGTGGAAGTTGATCCAGGCTTTGAGTGTCCATTGGAGATTTTTAGTGCTCTTTGGCAAAGTGGTGCCTGGTATGCATTGAAACCTGCGGATGAAAAAGCTCGAAAATTAATGGATCCTGGCCTTCAGTTGGTTTTCGAAAAGGGGTCAAAGGTCACAACCACAGACCTATTTGACGCCAATATCGCCCGGGCTGAGTTAGGGGCCTTGATGAAGCGGTTCCATGAAACATATGATCTGCTTTTGACGCCGTCCTTGGCGGTAACGGCTTTTGAAGTTGGAAAGTTAGGGCCAACTGTTGGTGACAAAGAGGTCTCTGATTGGGTGGACTGGACACCCTTTAGCTACCCGTTCAACTTGACCCAGCAACCTGCATGTTCAATCCCTTGCGGTTTGGCAAACAATGGATTGCCAGTAGGGCTGCAGATCGTTGGTCCTATGCATAAAGACGAGATGGTTCTCTCGGCTGCCCTGGCTTTTGAAGCCAATTTTGAAGGAGCAAAACTCCGCCCGAAACTGAATGAATTGGGGTGA
- a CDS encoding PGPGW domain-containing protein: protein MTKKKTTKKLKEKVKIPENKLHRQILGWALVLGGLLGFLPVVGFWMFPLGIVILSIDYPFARRLKRRVGVWWGRWQQTRQKDRKTN from the coding sequence ATGACCAAAAAAAAGACGACTAAAAAACTAAAAGAAAAAGTCAAAATCCCCGAAAATAAACTCCATCGCCAGATCCTAGGTTGGGCACTTGTTCTTGGTGGTTTGCTAGGATTTCTTCCCGTTGTTGGGTTTTGGATGTTCCCCTTAGGGATTGTTATTCTGTCCATTGATTATCCTTTTGCCCGACGCCTGAAAAGACGCGTTGGCGTCTGGTGGGGCCGCTGGCAACAAACCCGCCAAAAGGACAGAAAGACTAATTGA